The DNA region CTGGGAGAAACGGGCCAACGCCTGGTCGGTCATGGGATTGTATAAATATGAAACCAAACGCAGTCCGATAGAAGAATACAAGAAATCAGAACAGGACTACAAGAAAGCGCTGGAAATAGAAGGTTCCGGATTATCCTCAATAATCTGGCAGGGCCTGAGCAGTTTGTATTCCTGCTGGGCCATCTACGAGACGGGCCGCAATCAGGACGGCACCGAACATTACCGGTTGTCTGAATCGGCTATCACCAGAGCAATAAATTTAGGCCGGGCGGATTCCACCAGTTACCAGTATCGGGCCATGGATCGGAGCAACTGGGCGCTCCAGCTGGCATCCAATGGAAAATATCAAACCGCCATCCAGAAGTGCCAGGAATCCGTGGTTGATTGGGGCAAGGCCGGGGAACTGAATCCGTCTATGCAGGAACTGGTCAACTCAAAAATCCAGGAGCTTAATGCCCGAATTGAGGGACTGCGGAATGCGATGACTGACGATAAGCAAACCCCGCGGAGGAAATAATGCGGCATCACATCTCAGGCCCGGATTATGCAGGTGTTCGCCTACTTGAAATAAGCCTTAACCTCGGGCTTGATCCAGAATATCAACAGCGGAATACTGGCCGGCAGGCAGCAGCAACTGAGCATCCCCAGGCAGATCATGACCAGATGGTATATCCAGACCCATGATTTACGGGGCAGGAATAAGGCAACAATAAACGGAATCATGAAAACGAATCCAATCAGGGAATATACAATCCCGGCCATTAACATTCCATCCGGGTCATTTTGCTCGATTGATTTATGGAAAATGATAAAGATGACGCCCATAACAAGGATTAAGAAGTTGAGGACTATCATGGCCACGCAGTAGAATTTATACCAGAATATTACCCCGGGCCGTTCCGGCGCCACGCTGGGTGGTTGATTATGCTGATTTTCTATCATACTGTGATTAGATATAGATTATTAAATCATCTGTCAAGTAAATCCTATCTTATTTTCTTGACCATAACACATTTATATATGATATACTCCCGCTACATAGATGTTTAATTACTTACCAACAGAATCGCTGGTTCCCTTAAAGCACTGTCTGGAATTTGGCTGAGGGCGCACATCTTCCCACGCATAGCCGGCGGCTGTGCTAAATCCTTGGAATATACCTAACCCTAAAACATCCATATTTATTTAAAGGAGTTATTATGAGAAGATTGAATATCGCCCTCCAGGACGTGAATGCGGTATACGACGGCCCGGAAGGGCTGCTCTGGGAATTGATTATGGGCGAGCAGATTCACGTTGCCGGATTCAAGTCGTCCAAAATCCTGGCTGACAAGGCCGGTATCAGAAAGGAAATGACCGGGCTGGACCTGTGTTCCTGCCTGGGCGCCGGGATGCGCTTCCTGGTGAAGAATTACGGATGCCGGATGTGCGGCGTTGACGCCACCAAGACCGTCCATCAAAAGGCCATCGAACGGGCTAAGCAGGAAAAGCTTGATGATAAATTAGAGTTCAAACTGGCCGATGTTACGCAGGTGCCGTATCCGGACAAGACCTTTGACTTTGTTTGGGGCGAGGATGCCTGGTGTTACGTGGCTGACAAGGCCAAGTTGATATCCGAGGCAGCGCGGGTGCTCAAGCCCGGCGGCAAGATTGCCTTTACCGACTGGATTGAGGGCCCGGCCGGCCTGAGCGATGCCGAGGCGGAAAGAATCAACCGCTTTATGAAGTTCCCTTATATGGAGAGTTTAAAGGGTTACGCGAAACTGATGACGCAGAATGGCTTGCAGGTGATTGAAGCCGAGGACCTGACTTCTGAATTCGCCCAATACTGCGATTTCTATATCAAGATGCTGACCGACCAATTGACCTACGATGCGCTCAAGATTATCGGAGACGATATGAATATGTTCCAGGGGATGGGCCAGGAGATGTCCTTTATGGCCCAACAGGCGCACCAGGGAAAGATGGGCCGGGGCCGGTTCATCGCTCTGAAACCATGAAGTGTTTAATGCTAAATTTGCACTCTATAGTTTTTCCCCTCTTTGAAAAAGAGGGGTTAGGGGAGATTTAAATCCCCCTTAATCCCCCTTTGCTAAAGGGGGATAACCTCAGCAGATATGAAAGATGTAACAGCCCTTATTAATGGATATTACCGCAGCGTCTTGGCTAAATTGAGCCGACATAAGACCGTGGGTTATACCTGTCTCTATGTGCCGCCGGAACTGATTGAGGCCTACGGCTTTTGGCCGGTCCGGCTGGCCGGTCTGGGCAATGTGGATTCCGAGAACGAAGGCGAGCGGTTCATCCATAATGAGGGCTGTTCATTCTGCAAGGACTGCCTGGGCGCCCAGGGACTAAAACGCCTGCCGCAAAGCGCCGTGGATTATCTGGTTATCCCGAGCACCTGCGACCAGATGAAACGCCAGGGCGAAAAGTGGCACCTGACCTTCAATGTCCCGACCTATTTCCTCTTTGTGCCCAAGACCTGGCAAGACCGCTCCTGCCAAAATGCCTACAGGCGGGAAATCAAATGGCTGTCCGAGGAATTGGCAACCTTAATACCATCCGGCAAACCTGTCCGGCCGTTAAAGGAAATCATCATTAGGTATAACCAGGCGCGCGCCCGGATGCGGGATTTAGGCCGGCGCATGGACTATCACACCCGCCGGCTGTTGATGCACCTATTCTTCGTATCTCCAATAGATGATTTCCTGAAGTATCTTGATAAGGTGGAGCAACACCTGCCGGAAAAAGCAACGTTGTCCAGACGGCTCAACTTGATGTTGGTCGGCAGTCCAGTCGCGTATGGCGATAATTTTCTGGATAATATTCTGTCGGAATATCCTGAAATTAATATCGCCATTGATACTACCTGCACCGGCCAGCGGGCATTGGACGTCAGTATTGCGACAAACGGCAACCTGATTGACAATTTGGCGTCGGGTTACTTCCAGCGTCCGCCCTGCATCTGGCGCCGGCCTAACAGCCAGTTCTACCGCTACATCAACGAATGTTACAGCAAGTATAAAATAGACGGCATCATCTACAAGACCCTGAAGTTCTGCGACCTCTGGAAATACGAGTTCCGGCGCTTCCGGGAAATGGTCAAACATCCGATGGTGCAGGTTGAGAATAATTACAGCCCGGCCCAGGCCGGCCAGTTTAACAAGAGAATCTCGGCGTTTATTGAGATGATTAAATCACCGTGAAAATAATTATTTAACCGAATGAAGTAAACGCAAATAAATACTAAACACGAATAGGACGAATAGAGCGAATGACACGAATAATACAAGGGAATAAAATTACTTATTCGTGGGATTCGTATAATTTGTGTGATTCGTGTTCTCTTCTCTGTATTCGGCTAATATGTTACCTATGAAAATATATCGCGACCAACGGGGAGTCTCACCGAGACCCAGTGGGTCCCGCAGGGGCGACCCGAAGCCGGCCCTGGTCTCAATGCGGAAATGGGACGTCCTCTACAATAGCATCCCTCAGTCCTTTATCAGACAGCATAAATACGTCTCGAAAATATCCGCCCACTTCCGCGCCGGAGACAAGCGCCTGGCCCATCTGCGGTTTGATAATTCCCTGGCATCGCTTCGGCTCTGGAGTTTTCTGTTAAGCGAGGAAGAGCGCTTGGAGCGCTGGCGCCGGGCTGGCCGCAAACTATTCGGCGTGATGAAGGACCTGGGC from Planctomycetota bacterium includes:
- a CDS encoding 2-hydroxyacyl-CoA dehydratase, which gives rise to MKDVTALINGYYRSVLAKLSRHKTVGYTCLYVPPELIEAYGFWPVRLAGLGNVDSENEGERFIHNEGCSFCKDCLGAQGLKRLPQSAVDYLVIPSTCDQMKRQGEKWHLTFNVPTYFLFVPKTWQDRSCQNAYRREIKWLSEELATLIPSGKPVRPLKEIIIRYNQARARMRDLGRRMDYHTRRLLMHLFFVSPIDDFLKYLDKVEQHLPEKATLSRRLNLMLVGSPVAYGDNFLDNILSEYPEINIAIDTTCTGQRALDVSIATNGNLIDNLASGYFQRPPCIWRRPNSQFYRYINECYSKYKIDGIIYKTLKFCDLWKYEFRRFREMVKHPMVQVENNYSPAQAGQFNKRISAFIEMIKSP
- a CDS encoding methyltransferase domain-containing protein, with amino-acid sequence MRRLNIALQDVNAVYDGPEGLLWELIMGEQIHVAGFKSSKILADKAGIRKEMTGLDLCSCLGAGMRFLVKNYGCRMCGVDATKTVHQKAIERAKQEKLDDKLEFKLADVTQVPYPDKTFDFVWGEDAWCYVADKAKLISEAARVLKPGGKIAFTDWIEGPAGLSDAEAERINRFMKFPYMESLKGYAKLMTQNGLQVIEAEDLTSEFAQYCDFYIKMLTDQLTYDALKIIGDDMNMFQGMGQEMSFMAQQAHQGKMGRGRFIALKP